A portion of the Toxotes jaculatrix isolate fToxJac2 chromosome 16, fToxJac2.pri, whole genome shotgun sequence genome contains these proteins:
- the arhgap24 gene encoding rho GTPase-activating protein 24 isoform X2, with protein MEVVHQAIHSLPQYGLSDLLSSHQGGDRERMTANHETYLLMASTQNDMEDWVKTIRRVIWAPFGGGIFGQKLEETVRYERRFGNKLAPMLVEQCVDFIRQRGLREEGLFRLPGQANLVKELQDAFDCGEKPSFDCNTDVHTVASLLKLYLRELPEPVIPFHKYDEFLASAKLLGKDDEMGMKELRRLVESLPPVNYNLLKYICRFLDEVQSYSGVNKMSVQNLATVFGPNILRPKVEDPVAIMEGTVLVQQLMAVLIGRHDVLFPHNEDSPTALELVNNNNIELPRRQATTTTSTITTVSQNAENNNTQVVRQCVWEAPESPSHRQLVDNSSSPRSTSPRNGVVGRFDVTRSPPLTVKKNPAFSKGSGIVTNGSFSSSPSSDPSQEKSQTLSGGGSSSVRRSGTLKGSGTKMGTSGVASGSSMGGNGTGVVRMGISGTDVVTGSLNGRNSLWVPNGCVTLRVNNKTRDCSNGEQTTNQNRLSTYDNVQLNHQNLQLQNQITNTCLNSSCEDKQSVDSATWSTSSCEISLPDNSTSCRSSTTTCPEQDFYGGPYEDLDGPTQDNEPHQSGGGGEGEGRNGNREGGGVGTGRSSRGTSSSDNSDGFTVGNGPGSHSALHSLVASLKQEMHKQKMEYEARIKSLEQRNMELETEMVSLHEELDQERKKYTMAEIKLRNAERAKDDAERRNQMLQKEMEQFFSTFSDLTATGNAAANDPRRPDRNNAIRIQ; from the exons aTGGAGGTGGTTCATCAGGCGATCCATAGTTTACCCCAGTATGGATTATCAGATTTACTATCATCACATCAAG ggggagacagagagcggATGACAGCCAACCATGAGACCTACCTTCTTATGGCCAGCACCCAGAATGACATGGAGGATTGGGTGAAGACAATCCGCAGGGTCATCTGGGCACCTTTCGGTGGAG GGATCTTTGGTCAGAAGTTGGAGGAGACGGTGCGGTATGAACGTCGATTTGGGAACAAGCTCGCCCCTATGCTGGTAGAGCAGTGTGTGGACTTCATTCGGCAGCGAGGCCTTCGGGAGGAGGGCCTATTCAGGCTGCCTGGACAGGCCAACCTGGTCAAAGAGCTGCAGGATGCCTTCGACTGTGGAGAAAAACCCTCTTTTGATTG TaacacagatgtgcacacagTAGCTTCTCTACTGAAGCTGTATCTCAGAGAGCTGCCGGAGCCTGTCATCCCCTTCCACAAGTACGACGAGTTCCTGGCATCCGCCAAACTCCTTGGCAAGGATGATGAAATG GGTATGAAGGAGTTGAGAAGGCTTGTGGAAAGTCTACCTCCGGTGAACTACAACCTTCTCAAGTACATCTGCAG ATTTCTAGATGAAGTCCAGTCGTATTCGGGAGTGAATAAAATGAGCGTTCAGAACTTGGCCACAGTCTTTGGGCCAAATATCCTGAGGCCAAAGGTTGAGGATCCAGTAGCTATTATGGAAG GTACTGTTCTGGTCCAGCAGCTCATGGCCGTTTTGATTGGCCGCCACGATGTGCTATTCCCCCACAACGAGGACAGCCCCACAGCCCTCGAGCtcgtcaacaacaacaacattgaACTACCGCGGCGACAAGCCACTACAACTACCTCCACCATCACCACAGTGTCTCAGAACGCCgagaacaacaacacacaagtgGTCCGGCAGTGTGTTTGGGAAGCACCCGAGTCTCCTTCGCACCGCCAACTTGTAGACAACAGTAGCTCCCCGCGATCAACAAGTCCACGCAATGGTGTAGTAGGACGCTTTGACGTCACCCGCAGTCCACCGCTGACTGTTAAGAAGAACCCGGCGTTCAGTAAAGGCAGCGGGATTGTTACAAAtggctccttcagctcctcaccctcctcagaCCCCAGTCAAGAAAAGAGCCAGACTCTGAGTGGAGGTGGGAGCTCATCAGTTCGGCGCAGTGGAACGCTCAAAGGCTCAGGCACAAAAATGGGCACCAGTGGTGTAGCAAGTGGAAGCAGCATGGGAGGGAATGGAACTGGAGTTGTGCGCATGGGCATTTCAGGCACTGATGTTGTCACGGGGAGTCTGAATGGGCGCAACAGCCTTTGGGTGCCAAATGGCTGCGTCACGTTACGGGTGAACAATAAAACACGTGACTGCTCCAATGGGGAACAAACAACCAATCAGAATCGTCTGTCCACATATGATAATGTCCAGTTAAACCACCAgaacctgcagctgcagaaccAGATCACCAACACGTGTctgaacagcagctgtgaggACAAACAGAGCGTGGACAGTGCCACCTGGTCCACCTCCTCCTGTGAAATCTCTCTTCCTGACAACTCCACTTCCTGTCGTTCCTCCACCACTACCTGCCCTGAGCAGGACTTCTACGGAGGTCCCTATGAAGACTTGGATGGACCAACACAGGATAATGAACCTCACCAGTCcggtggtggaggagagggggagggcaGAAACGGCAACAGGGAAGGAGGTGGAGTTGGAACAGGGCGGAGCAGTCGAGGCACCAGCAGTAGTGATAATAGCGATGGTTTCACTGTTGGTAATGGACCCGGCAGCCACAGCGCTCTGCACAGCTTGGTGGCCAGTCTTAAACAGGAGATGCACAAGCAGAAGATGGAGTATGAGGCCAGGATAAAGAG TTTGGAGCAGCGCAACATGGAGCTGGAAACAGAAATGGTGAGCCTCCATGAGGAGCTAGAccaggagaggaagaagtacACCATGGCAGAGATCAAGCTGCGCAACGCCGAGCGTGCCAAGGACGACGCTGAGCGGCGAAATCAGATGCTGCAGAAAGAGATGGAGCAGTTTTTCTCCACGTTTAGTGACCTCACCGCAACTGGCAATGCCGCAGCCAACGACCCCCGCCGACCAGATCGTAACAACGCCATCCGGATACAGTGA
- the mapk10 gene encoding mitogen-activated protein kinase 10 isoform X2, protein MSKSKVDNQFYSVEVGDSTFSVLKRFQNLKPIGSGAQGIVCAGYDAVLDRNVAIKKLSRPFQNQTHAKRAYRELVLMKCVNHKNIISLLNVFTPQKSLEEFQDVYLVMELMDANLCQVIQMELDHERMSYLLYQMLCGIKHLHSAGIIHRDLKPSNIVVKSDCTLKILDFGLARTAGTSFMMTPYVVTRYYRAPEVILGMGYKENVDMWSVGCIFGEVIRGTVLFPGTDHIDQWNKVIEQLGTPSPEFMKKLQPTVRNYVENRPKYAGLTFPKLFPDCLFPADSEHNKLKASQARDLLSKMLIIDPAKRISVDEALQHPYINVWYDPAEVEAPPPQIYDKQLDEREHSIDEWKELIYKEVMNFEERTKNGVVKGQPSPSGTLTVNSSESLPPSSSINDISSMSTDQTLASDTDSSLETSAGPLGCCR, encoded by the exons TGCGGGCTATGATGCTGTCCTGGACAGAAATGTAGCCATCAAGAAGCTGAGCAGACCCTTCCAGAACCAGACCCATGCCAAGAGGGCATACCGGGAGTTGGTGCTCATGAAATGTGTCAATCACAAAAAT attATCAGTTTATTAAATGTCTTCACACCACAGAAATCATTAGAGGAATTCCAGGATGT GTACCTAGTGATGGAGCTGATGGATGCCAACTTGTGCCAGGTGATTCAGATGGAGCTTGACCATGAGAGAATGTCCTACCTGCTCTACCAGATGCTGTGTGGTATCAAACATCTGCACTCAGCTGGCATCATTCACAGG GACCTCAAACCAAGCAATATAGTGGTGAAATCAGACTGCACCCTGAAGATCCTGGACTTTGGTCTGGCCAGGACTGCAGGCACAAGCTTCATGATGACCCCCTATGTGGTGACTAGATACTACAGAGCCCCAGAGGTTATCCTGGGCATGGGATACAAAGAGAATG TGGACATGTGGTCAGTTGGCTGCATCTTTGGAGAGGTGATAAGAGGGACAGTGCTGTTCCCTGGGACTGATC ACATCGACCAGTGGAACAAGGTGATTGAGCAGCTTGGCACACCATCGCCAGAGTTCATGAAGAAGCTTCAGCCCACGGTGAGGAACTACGTCGAGAACCGGCCAAAGTATGCGGGTCTCACCTTTCCCAAGCTCTTCCCTGACTGCCTTTTTCCTGCTGACTCTGAGCACAACAAACTCAAAG CAAGCCAGGCCAGAGACCTGCTGTCTAAGATGTTGATCATCGACCCTGCTAAGCGGATATCGGTGGACGAGGCCTTACAGCACCCCTACATCAACGTGTGGTATGATCCAGCTGAGGTGGAGGCG CCTCCACCTCAGATCTATGACAAGCAGCTGGATGAAAGAGAACACTCCATTGATGAATGGAAAG AACTAATCTACAAAGAGGTGATGAACTTTGAGGAGAGAACGAAGAATGGCGTTGTGAAGGGACAACCTTCACCTTCAGGTACTCTCA CCGTGAACAGCAGCGagagcctccctccctcctcctctatcAACGACATCTCCTCCATGTCCACCGACCAGACCCTGGCCtcagacactgacagcagcctgGAGACCTCTGCAGGACCCCTGGGGTGTTGCAGGTGA
- the mapk10 gene encoding mitogen-activated protein kinase 10 isoform X3 — protein MSKSKVDNQFYSVEVGDSTFSVLKRFQNLKPIGSGAQGIVCAGYDAVLDRNVAIKKLSRPFQNQTHAKRAYRELVLMKCVNHKNIISLLNVFTPQKSLEEFQDVYLVMELMDANLCQVIQMELDHERMSYLLYQMLCGIKHLHSAGIIHRDLKPSNIVVKSDCTLKILDFGLARTAGTSFMMTPYVVTRYYRAPEVILGMGYKENVDMWSVGCIFGEVIRGTVLFPGTDHIDQWNKVIEQLGTPSPEFMKKLQPTVRNYVENRPKYAGLTFPKLFPDCLFPADSEHNKLKASQARDLLSKMLIIDPAKRISVDEALQHPYINVWYDPAEVEAPPPQIYDKQLDEREHSIDEWKELIYKEVMNFEERTKNGVVKGQPSPSAVNSSESLPPSSSINDISSMSTDQTLASDTDSSLETSAGPLGCCR, from the exons TGCGGGCTATGATGCTGTCCTGGACAGAAATGTAGCCATCAAGAAGCTGAGCAGACCCTTCCAGAACCAGACCCATGCCAAGAGGGCATACCGGGAGTTGGTGCTCATGAAATGTGTCAATCACAAAAAT attATCAGTTTATTAAATGTCTTCACACCACAGAAATCATTAGAGGAATTCCAGGATGT GTACCTAGTGATGGAGCTGATGGATGCCAACTTGTGCCAGGTGATTCAGATGGAGCTTGACCATGAGAGAATGTCCTACCTGCTCTACCAGATGCTGTGTGGTATCAAACATCTGCACTCAGCTGGCATCATTCACAGG GACCTCAAACCAAGCAATATAGTGGTGAAATCAGACTGCACCCTGAAGATCCTGGACTTTGGTCTGGCCAGGACTGCAGGCACAAGCTTCATGATGACCCCCTATGTGGTGACTAGATACTACAGAGCCCCAGAGGTTATCCTGGGCATGGGATACAAAGAGAATG TGGACATGTGGTCAGTTGGCTGCATCTTTGGAGAGGTGATAAGAGGGACAGTGCTGTTCCCTGGGACTGATC ACATCGACCAGTGGAACAAGGTGATTGAGCAGCTTGGCACACCATCGCCAGAGTTCATGAAGAAGCTTCAGCCCACGGTGAGGAACTACGTCGAGAACCGGCCAAAGTATGCGGGTCTCACCTTTCCCAAGCTCTTCCCTGACTGCCTTTTTCCTGCTGACTCTGAGCACAACAAACTCAAAG CAAGCCAGGCCAGAGACCTGCTGTCTAAGATGTTGATCATCGACCCTGCTAAGCGGATATCGGTGGACGAGGCCTTACAGCACCCCTACATCAACGTGTGGTATGATCCAGCTGAGGTGGAGGCG CCTCCACCTCAGATCTATGACAAGCAGCTGGATGAAAGAGAACACTCCATTGATGAATGGAAAG AACTAATCTACAAAGAGGTGATGAACTTTGAGGAGAGAACGAAGAATGGCGTTGTGAAGGGACAACCTTCACCTTCAG CCGTGAACAGCAGCGagagcctccctccctcctcctctatcAACGACATCTCCTCCATGTCCACCGACCAGACCCTGGCCtcagacactgacagcagcctgGAGACCTCTGCAGGACCCCTGGGGTGTTGCAGGTGA
- the arhgap24 gene encoding rho GTPase-activating protein 24 isoform X3 has translation MDLNSNPGGDRERMTANHETYLLMASTQNDMEDWVKTIRRVIWAPFGGGIFGQKLEETVRYERRFGNKLAPMLVEQCVDFIRQRGLREEGLFRLPGQANLVKELQDAFDCGEKPSFDCNTDVHTVASLLKLYLRELPEPVIPFHKYDEFLASAKLLGKDDEMGMKELRRLVESLPPVNYNLLKYICRFLDEVQSYSGVNKMSVQNLATVFGPNILRPKVEDPVAIMEGTVLVQQLMAVLIGRHDVLFPHNEDSPTALELVNNNNIELPRRQATTTTSTITTVSQNAENNNTQVVRQCVWEAPESPSHRQLVDNSSSPRSTSPRNGVVGRFDVTRSPPLTVKKNPAFSKGSGIVTNGSFSSSPSSDPSQEKSQTLSGGGSSSVRRSGTLKGSGTKMGTSGVASGSSMGGNGTGVVRMGISGTDVVTGSLNGRNSLWVPNGCVTLRVNNKTRDCSNGEQTTNQNRLSTYDNVQLNHQNLQLQNQITNTCLNSSCEDKQSVDSATWSTSSCEISLPDNSTSCRSSTTTCPEQDFYGGPYEDLDGPTQDNEPHQSGGGGEGEGRNGNREGGGVGTGRSSRGTSSSDNSDGFTVGNGPGSHSALHSLVASLKQEMHKQKMEYEARIKSLEQRNMELETEMVSLHEELDQERKKYTMAEIKLRNAERAKDDAERRNQMLQKEMEQFFSTFSDLTATGNAAANDPRRPDRNNAIRIQ, from the exons ATGGATCTTAACTCCAACCCAG ggggagacagagagcggATGACAGCCAACCATGAGACCTACCTTCTTATGGCCAGCACCCAGAATGACATGGAGGATTGGGTGAAGACAATCCGCAGGGTCATCTGGGCACCTTTCGGTGGAG GGATCTTTGGTCAGAAGTTGGAGGAGACGGTGCGGTATGAACGTCGATTTGGGAACAAGCTCGCCCCTATGCTGGTAGAGCAGTGTGTGGACTTCATTCGGCAGCGAGGCCTTCGGGAGGAGGGCCTATTCAGGCTGCCTGGACAGGCCAACCTGGTCAAAGAGCTGCAGGATGCCTTCGACTGTGGAGAAAAACCCTCTTTTGATTG TaacacagatgtgcacacagTAGCTTCTCTACTGAAGCTGTATCTCAGAGAGCTGCCGGAGCCTGTCATCCCCTTCCACAAGTACGACGAGTTCCTGGCATCCGCCAAACTCCTTGGCAAGGATGATGAAATG GGTATGAAGGAGTTGAGAAGGCTTGTGGAAAGTCTACCTCCGGTGAACTACAACCTTCTCAAGTACATCTGCAG ATTTCTAGATGAAGTCCAGTCGTATTCGGGAGTGAATAAAATGAGCGTTCAGAACTTGGCCACAGTCTTTGGGCCAAATATCCTGAGGCCAAAGGTTGAGGATCCAGTAGCTATTATGGAAG GTACTGTTCTGGTCCAGCAGCTCATGGCCGTTTTGATTGGCCGCCACGATGTGCTATTCCCCCACAACGAGGACAGCCCCACAGCCCTCGAGCtcgtcaacaacaacaacattgaACTACCGCGGCGACAAGCCACTACAACTACCTCCACCATCACCACAGTGTCTCAGAACGCCgagaacaacaacacacaagtgGTCCGGCAGTGTGTTTGGGAAGCACCCGAGTCTCCTTCGCACCGCCAACTTGTAGACAACAGTAGCTCCCCGCGATCAACAAGTCCACGCAATGGTGTAGTAGGACGCTTTGACGTCACCCGCAGTCCACCGCTGACTGTTAAGAAGAACCCGGCGTTCAGTAAAGGCAGCGGGATTGTTACAAAtggctccttcagctcctcaccctcctcagaCCCCAGTCAAGAAAAGAGCCAGACTCTGAGTGGAGGTGGGAGCTCATCAGTTCGGCGCAGTGGAACGCTCAAAGGCTCAGGCACAAAAATGGGCACCAGTGGTGTAGCAAGTGGAAGCAGCATGGGAGGGAATGGAACTGGAGTTGTGCGCATGGGCATTTCAGGCACTGATGTTGTCACGGGGAGTCTGAATGGGCGCAACAGCCTTTGGGTGCCAAATGGCTGCGTCACGTTACGGGTGAACAATAAAACACGTGACTGCTCCAATGGGGAACAAACAACCAATCAGAATCGTCTGTCCACATATGATAATGTCCAGTTAAACCACCAgaacctgcagctgcagaaccAGATCACCAACACGTGTctgaacagcagctgtgaggACAAACAGAGCGTGGACAGTGCCACCTGGTCCACCTCCTCCTGTGAAATCTCTCTTCCTGACAACTCCACTTCCTGTCGTTCCTCCACCACTACCTGCCCTGAGCAGGACTTCTACGGAGGTCCCTATGAAGACTTGGATGGACCAACACAGGATAATGAACCTCACCAGTCcggtggtggaggagagggggagggcaGAAACGGCAACAGGGAAGGAGGTGGAGTTGGAACAGGGCGGAGCAGTCGAGGCACCAGCAGTAGTGATAATAGCGATGGTTTCACTGTTGGTAATGGACCCGGCAGCCACAGCGCTCTGCACAGCTTGGTGGCCAGTCTTAAACAGGAGATGCACAAGCAGAAGATGGAGTATGAGGCCAGGATAAAGAG TTTGGAGCAGCGCAACATGGAGCTGGAAACAGAAATGGTGAGCCTCCATGAGGAGCTAGAccaggagaggaagaagtacACCATGGCAGAGATCAAGCTGCGCAACGCCGAGCGTGCCAAGGACGACGCTGAGCGGCGAAATCAGATGCTGCAGAAAGAGATGGAGCAGTTTTTCTCCACGTTTAGTGACCTCACCGCAACTGGCAATGCCGCAGCCAACGACCCCCGCCGACCAGATCGTAACAACGCCATCCGGATACAGTGA
- the arhgap24 gene encoding rho GTPase-activating protein 24 isoform X4 yields MTANHETYLLMASTQNDMEDWVKTIRRVIWAPFGGGIFGQKLEETVRYERRFGNKLAPMLVEQCVDFIRQRGLREEGLFRLPGQANLVKELQDAFDCGEKPSFDCNTDVHTVASLLKLYLRELPEPVIPFHKYDEFLASAKLLGKDDEMGMKELRRLVESLPPVNYNLLKYICRFLDEVQSYSGVNKMSVQNLATVFGPNILRPKVEDPVAIMEGTVLVQQLMAVLIGRHDVLFPHNEDSPTALELVNNNNIELPRRQATTTTSTITTVSQNAENNNTQVVRQCVWEAPESPSHRQLVDNSSSPRSTSPRNGVVGRFDVTRSPPLTVKKNPAFSKGSGIVTNGSFSSSPSSDPSQEKSQTLSGGGSSSVRRSGTLKGSGTKMGTSGVASGSSMGGNGTGVVRMGISGTDVVTGSLNGRNSLWVPNGCVTLRVNNKTRDCSNGEQTTNQNRLSTYDNVQLNHQNLQLQNQITNTCLNSSCEDKQSVDSATWSTSSCEISLPDNSTSCRSSTTTCPEQDFYGGPYEDLDGPTQDNEPHQSGGGGEGEGRNGNREGGGVGTGRSSRGTSSSDNSDGFTVGNGPGSHSALHSLVASLKQEMHKQKMEYEARIKSLEQRNMELETEMVSLHEELDQERKKYTMAEIKLRNAERAKDDAERRNQMLQKEMEQFFSTFSDLTATGNAAANDPRRPDRNNAIRIQ; encoded by the exons ATGACAGCCAACCATGAGACCTACCTTCTTATGGCCAGCACCCAGAATGACATGGAGGATTGGGTGAAGACAATCCGCAGGGTCATCTGGGCACCTTTCGGTGGAG GGATCTTTGGTCAGAAGTTGGAGGAGACGGTGCGGTATGAACGTCGATTTGGGAACAAGCTCGCCCCTATGCTGGTAGAGCAGTGTGTGGACTTCATTCGGCAGCGAGGCCTTCGGGAGGAGGGCCTATTCAGGCTGCCTGGACAGGCCAACCTGGTCAAAGAGCTGCAGGATGCCTTCGACTGTGGAGAAAAACCCTCTTTTGATTG TaacacagatgtgcacacagTAGCTTCTCTACTGAAGCTGTATCTCAGAGAGCTGCCGGAGCCTGTCATCCCCTTCCACAAGTACGACGAGTTCCTGGCATCCGCCAAACTCCTTGGCAAGGATGATGAAATG GGTATGAAGGAGTTGAGAAGGCTTGTGGAAAGTCTACCTCCGGTGAACTACAACCTTCTCAAGTACATCTGCAG ATTTCTAGATGAAGTCCAGTCGTATTCGGGAGTGAATAAAATGAGCGTTCAGAACTTGGCCACAGTCTTTGGGCCAAATATCCTGAGGCCAAAGGTTGAGGATCCAGTAGCTATTATGGAAG GTACTGTTCTGGTCCAGCAGCTCATGGCCGTTTTGATTGGCCGCCACGATGTGCTATTCCCCCACAACGAGGACAGCCCCACAGCCCTCGAGCtcgtcaacaacaacaacattgaACTACCGCGGCGACAAGCCACTACAACTACCTCCACCATCACCACAGTGTCTCAGAACGCCgagaacaacaacacacaagtgGTCCGGCAGTGTGTTTGGGAAGCACCCGAGTCTCCTTCGCACCGCCAACTTGTAGACAACAGTAGCTCCCCGCGATCAACAAGTCCACGCAATGGTGTAGTAGGACGCTTTGACGTCACCCGCAGTCCACCGCTGACTGTTAAGAAGAACCCGGCGTTCAGTAAAGGCAGCGGGATTGTTACAAAtggctccttcagctcctcaccctcctcagaCCCCAGTCAAGAAAAGAGCCAGACTCTGAGTGGAGGTGGGAGCTCATCAGTTCGGCGCAGTGGAACGCTCAAAGGCTCAGGCACAAAAATGGGCACCAGTGGTGTAGCAAGTGGAAGCAGCATGGGAGGGAATGGAACTGGAGTTGTGCGCATGGGCATTTCAGGCACTGATGTTGTCACGGGGAGTCTGAATGGGCGCAACAGCCTTTGGGTGCCAAATGGCTGCGTCACGTTACGGGTGAACAATAAAACACGTGACTGCTCCAATGGGGAACAAACAACCAATCAGAATCGTCTGTCCACATATGATAATGTCCAGTTAAACCACCAgaacctgcagctgcagaaccAGATCACCAACACGTGTctgaacagcagctgtgaggACAAACAGAGCGTGGACAGTGCCACCTGGTCCACCTCCTCCTGTGAAATCTCTCTTCCTGACAACTCCACTTCCTGTCGTTCCTCCACCACTACCTGCCCTGAGCAGGACTTCTACGGAGGTCCCTATGAAGACTTGGATGGACCAACACAGGATAATGAACCTCACCAGTCcggtggtggaggagagggggagggcaGAAACGGCAACAGGGAAGGAGGTGGAGTTGGAACAGGGCGGAGCAGTCGAGGCACCAGCAGTAGTGATAATAGCGATGGTTTCACTGTTGGTAATGGACCCGGCAGCCACAGCGCTCTGCACAGCTTGGTGGCCAGTCTTAAACAGGAGATGCACAAGCAGAAGATGGAGTATGAGGCCAGGATAAAGAG TTTGGAGCAGCGCAACATGGAGCTGGAAACAGAAATGGTGAGCCTCCATGAGGAGCTAGAccaggagaggaagaagtacACCATGGCAGAGATCAAGCTGCGCAACGCCGAGCGTGCCAAGGACGACGCTGAGCGGCGAAATCAGATGCTGCAGAAAGAGATGGAGCAGTTTTTCTCCACGTTTAGTGACCTCACCGCAACTGGCAATGCCGCAGCCAACGACCCCCGCCGACCAGATCGTAACAACGCCATCCGGATACAGTGA